From one Rhodamnia argentea isolate NSW1041297 chromosome 1, ASM2092103v1, whole genome shotgun sequence genomic stretch:
- the LOC115743854 gene encoding calcium-transporting ATPase 12, plasma membrane-type-like, which yields MSSLRLCKPSEPATGAVLARCNSLTKSIRRQRWRLAFTVICFTRALVSLSKRDLGKKTDLLQSLSYDVIVVNVGSNDYPRGGDSLPLREVDLKILGNVVREKRLESLAQLGGINHLASILMTDPDNGLSGYEAELMQRTDVFGANNCNKPPAKYFLSFVLTPFKDMTIIIPMASDVLSLAFSIKQQGVKQGWYDGGNIIVTIFLVVARSALSYYRQGRLFQKLSKDSSNIRVEVVRDGRRHPISIFDIVVGDVVCLEIGDQVPADGLFVYGHSLKVDEYSMTGHSDHVEVSSANPFLLSGTKVMDGYGRMMVVSVGVNTAWGKMMSSMSRRSDEETPLQARLNRFTSFIGKVGVLVAVLEILILIIHFTGHTREDEGGNPQFTSRETKAWDVMDVVVRIIAVAVTIVVVAIPEDFPLAVTLSLAYSMKRMMGDNAMVGKLSACETMGSATTICMDKTGTLTLNEMRVTEFWMGKEDVSADASRKIAADVLVVLLQGTGLNTSGTVHMRPSASVPEILGSPTEKAILIWGVFELGMTMDELKQEWEIIQVEAFNSEKKRSGVAVRRRGEQVVHIHWKGAAEMILALCSGYFSQSGTVNIMNDEARSELGTIIRNMADKSLRCIAFAYKKTKGSTAQVRGRLEEDGLTLLGIVGIKDPCRPGVRRAVASCRSAGVNMKMITGDNAHTARAIALECGIFNPDEDIEHEAIVEGVQFRNYSPEQRMAAIDKIRVMARSSPFDKFLMVHCLKQKGHVVAVTGDGTNDGPALKEADIGLSMGIQGTEVAKESADIVILDDNFASMVTLLSWGRCVYNNIQKFIQFQLTLNVASLVINFVAAVSSGNVPLTAVQLLWVNLIMNTQGALALATEQPTTDLIQKPPVGRTEPLINSVMWRNLTSQASYQVFVLLTLQFKGGSIFGVDERGKDAIFFNCFVLCQVFNEFNARKLEDKNVFEGIHKNKLFLGTVSLTIVLQVVLVELLNRFANTERLDWRQWGACIGLAALSWPIGLLSKCIPVSGKN from the coding sequence ATGTCGTCGTTGAGGCTTTGTAAACCTAGCGAACCAGCGACCGGTGCCGTGCTTGCCCGTTGCAATAGCTTGACCAAGAGTATCCGCCGGCAAAGATGGCGCTTGGCTTTCACGGTCATATGCTTCACGAGGGCTCTCGTCTCTCTGTCAAAACGAGATCTCGGGAAGAAGACGGATCTTTTGCAGTCGCTCTCCTATGATGTCATCGTAGTCAACGTCGGAAGCAATGATTACCCCCGTGGAGGAGATAGCCTTCCGCTTCGAGAAGTCGACCTGAAGATCCTGGGTAACGTCGTAAGAGAGAAACGGTTAGAATCTCTAGCTCAACTTGGCGGCATTAACCACCTCGCTTCCATTCTCATGACAGATCCCGACAATGGCTTGAGCGGATATGAAGCCGAACTCATGCAGCGAACCGATGTTTTCGGTGCGAATAATTGCAATAAGCCGCCGGCAAAGTACTTTCTCAGTTTCGTGCTTACTCCATTCAAAGACATGACCATAATCATTCCCATGGCATCCGACGTTCTGTCTTTAGCATTCAGTATCAAACAACAAGGGGTTAAACAAGGTTGGTATGATGGTGGGAATATAATCGTCACCATTTTTCTAGTCGTCGCCCGCTCTGCTCTCAGCTACTATAGGCAAGGAAGGCTGTTCcagaaactttcaaaagataGCAGCAACATAAGAGTGGAGGTCGTGAGAGATGGCAGGAGGCACCCGATTTCCATATTCGATATCGTGGTAGGCGATGTCGTGTGTCTGGAGATTGGTGACCAGGTTCCAGCTGACGGACTGTTTGTGTATGGCCATTCCCTGAAGGTTGACGAGTATAGCATGACTGGGCACAGCGATCACGTCGAAGTCTCCAGCGCGAATCCTTTCTTGCTCTCCGGCACCAAAGTGATGGACGGCTACGGGCGCATGATGGTTGTTTCTGTCGGCGTGAACACCGCGTGGGGCAAGATGATGAGTTCCATGAGCCGTCGCTCAGATGAAGAGACCCCACTCCAAGCCCGTCTAAACAGGTTCACTTCCTTCATTGGGAAGGTTGGGGTGTTGGTGGCCGTACTGGAAATCCTCATCTTGATAATCCACTTCACCGGACACACCCGAGAAGACGAGGGCGGAAACCCACAATTCACCAGCAGGGAGACCAAGGCCTGGGATGTGATGGACGTGGTCGTGCGTATAATTGCCGTGGCGGTGACCATTGTGGTAGTGGCTATACCTGAGGACTTCCCTTTGGCGGTCACTTTGTCGCTGGCCTACTCCATGAAGCGCATGATGGGCGACAATGCCATGGTCGGGAAGCTCTCTGCTTGTGAAACCATGGGTTCTGCCACAACGATCTGCATGGATAAAACCGGGACTCTCACGTTAAATGAGATGAGGGTCACGGAGTTCTGGATGGGGAAAGAAGATGTGAGTGCAGATGCATCCAGAAAAATAGCAGCCGACGTCCTTGTAGTCCTACTACAAGGAACCGGTTTGAACACATCAGGTACAGTCCACATGCGACCCTCTGCATCTGTTCCTGAAATTCTAGGCAGCCCGACCGAGAAGGCCATACTTATCTGGGGCGTTTTCGAATTGGGTATGACGATGGACGAACTAAAGCAAGAATGGGAGATAATCCAAGTCGAGGCATTCAATTCCGAGAAAAAGAGAAGTGGGGTCGCCGtgaggaggagaggagagcaGGTCGTTCACATACACTGGAAGGGAGCTGCTGAGATGATCTTGGCATTGTGTTCAGGTTATTTCAGCCAAAGCGGGACGGTGAATATCATGAACGATGAAGCGAGGTCTGAGTTGGGGACAATCATAAGAAATATGGCAGACAAAAGCCTGCGCTGCATCGCATTTGCCTACAAAAAAACCAAGGGCTCAACGGCTCAAGTTCGTGGGAGACTCGAGGAAGATGGACTGACATTGTTAGGGATAGTGGGGATAAAGGATCCATGCAGACCGGGCGTGAGAAGGGCAGTGGCGTCTTGTAGAAGCGCCGGAGTGAACATGAAGATGATCACAGGAGACAACGCGCACACTGCAAGAGCCATAGCCTTGGAATGTGGGATATTCAATCCCGACGAAGATATCGAGCACGAAGCCATAGTAGAGGGCGTTCAGTTTCGCAACTACTCGCCCGAACAGAGAATGGCAGCAATCGATAAAATCCGGGTAATGGCTAGATCGTCCCCATTCGATAAGTTTTTGATGGTGCACTGCTTGAAGCAAAAAGGGCATGTGGTGGCAGTCACCGGTGACGGCACCAACGACGGGCCAGCCCTAAAAGAAGCGGATATCGGGCTCTCCATGGGCATCCAAGGCACTGAGGTGGCAAAGGAGAGCGCAGATATCGTCATCCTGGACGATAATTTCGCCTCCATGGTGACTCTGCTGAGTTGGGGGCGGTGCGTCTACAACAACATTCAAAAGTTCATCCAGTTTCAGCTCACGCTGAACGTGGCCTCCCTCGTCATCAACTTCGTTGCTGCGGTCTCTTCCGGCAACGTCCCTTTGACGGCGGTCCAGCTTCTTTGGGTGAACTTGATTATGAACACCCAGGGAGCTTTGGCTTTGGCGACGGAGCAACCCACGACTGACCTCATTCAAAAGCCACCTGTCGGACGAACCGAGCCGCTTATCAATAGTGTCATGTGGAGGAATCTCACGTCTCAGGCCTCGTACCAAGTCTTCGTCCTCCTGACCCTACAATTCAAGGGGGGTTCCATCTTCGGAGTGGACGAGAGAGGGAAAGACGCCATCTTTTTCAACTGCTTCGTGCTCTGCCAGGTCTTCAACGAATTTAACGCCAGGAAGCTGGAGGACAAGAATGTATTCGAAGGGATACATAAAAATAAGTTGTTCTTGGGCACCGTTAGCCTGACGATTGTTCTTCAGGTGGTGCTGGTGGAGCTTCTGAACAGGTTTGCCAACACGGAGAGGCTGGACTGGAGACAATGGGGTGCTTGCATCGGACTCGCAGCTTTGTCTTGGCCGATTGGTTTGCTTAGTAAGTGCATACCGGTCTCGGGCAAAAATTAG
- the LOC115743870 gene encoding calcium-transporting ATPase 12, plasma membrane-type-like, with protein MAVVISKKTIFVLSFCCSSMPSLRLRKPSEAAGDAVLDRCGSLMKIIHRRRWRLAFTVIYFMRALKSLSKRVSRKKTNLLRSPSYIAIDVDVESNVEPREGGDCPSLRDVDPKILSNLVRERRLESLAQLGGIKQIASILMTNLDNGLSGDELDLMQRTNVFGVNKYNKPPAKNFLSFVFDAFKDMTIIILIVCAVLSLAFGIKQHGLKEGWYDGGSIIIAIFLVVVVSALSNYKQGRQFQKLSKESSNIRVEVVRDSRRQPISIFDIVVGDVVFLKTGDQVPADGLFVDGHSLKVDESSMTGESDHMEVFSDNPFLLSGTKVIDGYGRMMVVSVGMNTAWGEMMSFVSHDLDEETPLQARLNKLTSFIGKVGSLVAVLVLLVLLIRYFTGHTQDEAGHREFTSGKTKSGDVMDAVVRIVAAAVTIVVVAIPEGLPLAVTLTLAYSMKRMMGDNAMVRKLSACETMGSATTICTDKTGTLTLNEMRVTEFWMGKERVSVDASREIAGSILEVLLQGISLNTTGTVHLQPSASVPEILGSPTEKAILFWGVSKLAMRMDELKQEWEIIQVEAFNSEKKRSGVAVRRRGEQVVHIHWKGAAEMILALCSDYYSQSGTVNVMTDEARSEFGTIIKKMADKSLRCIAFAYKKFDGSLAQVHGRLEEDGLTLLGIVGIKDPCRPGVRRAVVSCRSAGVNVKMITGDNVHTARAIALECGIFNPDKDLEHEAIVEGIQFRNYSPEQRMTAIEKIRVMARSSPFDKLLMVQCLKQKGHVVAVTGDGTNDAPALKEADVGLSMGIQGTEVAKESSDIVILDDNFASVVTVLRWGRCVYNNIQKFIQFQLTVNVAALVINLVAAVSSGDVPLTAVQLLWVNLIMDTLGALALATEQPTNDLMLKPPVGRTEPLINRVMWRNLASQALYQVIVLLTLQFKGSSIFGVDKKVKDTIIFNCFVLCQVFNEFNARKLEDKNVFKGVHKNKLFLGIISMTIILQAVMVEFLKRFANTERLDWGQWGACIGLAALSWPIGWLVKCIPVSGKELFFSRREEAS; from the exons ATGGCAGTGGTAATTTCTAAGAAG ACCATTTTTGTCTTATCCTTCTGTTGTTCATCCATGCCGTCGTTGAGGCTCCGTAAACCTAGCGAAGCAGCAGGCGATGCCGTGCTCGACCGCTGCGGTAGCCTGATGAAGATCATCCACAGGCGAAGATGGCGCTTGGCTTTCACGGTCATATACTTCATGAGGGCTCTCAAGTCTCTGTCCAAACGAGTCTCCAGGAAGAAGACGAATCTGTTGCGTTCACCGTCTTACATTGCCATTGACGTCGACGTCGAAAGCAATGTTGAACCACGTGAAGGAGGAGATTGCCCTTCGCTTCGAGATGTAGACCCGAAGATCCTGAGTAACCTggtaagagagagaaggttagAATCTCTAGCTCAACTTGGTGGCATAAAACAAATAGCTTCGATTCTCATGACAAATCTCGACAATGGCTTGAGTGGGGATGAACTCGACCTCATGCAGCGAACCAATGTTTTCGGTGTGAATAAGTATAATAAGCCGCCGGCAAAGAACTTTCTCAGTTTTGTGTTTGATGCATTCAAAGACATGACCATAATCATTCTCATAGTATGCGCTGTTCTCTCTTTAGCATTCGGTATCAAACAACACGGCCTTAAAGAAGGTTGGTATGATGGTGGGAGTATAATCATAGCCATCTTTTTAGTCGTTGTTGTCTCTGCTCTCAGCAACTATAAGCAAGGAAGGCAGTTCCAGAAACTTTCAAAAGAAAGCAGCAACATAAGAGTGGAGGTTGTGAGAGATAGCAGGAGGCAACCGATCTCCATATTTGATATCGTCGTAGGCGACGTTGTGTTTCTGAAGACTGGAGACCAGGTTCCGGCTGATGGGTTGTTTGTGGATGGCCATTCCCTGAAGGTTGACGAGTCTAGCATGACTGGCGAAAGCGATCACATGGAAGTCTTCAGTGACAACCCTTTCTTGCTCTCAGGCACCAAAGTGATAGACGGCTACGGCCGAATGATGGTCGTTTCTGTCGGCATGAACACAGCGTGGGGCGAGATGATGAGCTTCGTGAGCCATGACTTAGATGAAGAGACCCCGCTCCAAGCCCGTCTAAACAAGTTGACTTCCTTCATTGGGAAGGTCGGGTCGTTGGTGGCCGTACTGGTACTTCTTGTCTTGCTGATCCGCTACTTCACCGGACACACCCAAGATGAGGCCGGACACAGAGAATTCACCAGCGGGAAGACAAAGTCCGGGGATGTGATGGACGCCGTTGTGCGCATAGTTGCTGCGGCAGTGACCATTGTGGTGGTGGCTATACCTGAGGGCTTACCTTTGGCCGTCACTTTGACGCTGGCCTACTCCATGAAGCGCATGATGGGCGACAACGCCATGGTCCGGAAGCTCTCTGCCTGTGAAACCATGGGTTCTGCCACAACGATCTGCACGGATAAAACCGGGACTCTCACATTAAATGAGATGAGGGTCACAGAGTTTTGGATGGGAAAAGAACGTGTGAGTGTAGATGCATCCAGAGAAATAGCAGGCAGCATCCTTGAAGTCCTACTACAAGGAATCAGTTTGAACACAACAGGTACTGTCCACCTGCAACCTTCTGCATCTGTTCCTGAAATTTTAGGCAGCCCGACTGAGAAGGCGATACTTTTTTGGGGTGTGTCCAAATTGGCCATGAGGATGGATGAACTGAAGCAAGAATGGGAGATAATCCAAGTAGAGGCCTTCAATTCTGAGAAAAAGAGAAGCGGTGTCGCTGtgaggaggagaggagagcaGGTGGTTCACATACACTGGAAGGGAGCTGCTGAGATGATCTTGGCATTGTGTTCAGATTATTATAGCCAAAGCGGGACAGTGAATGTCATGACTGATGAAGCAAGGTCTGAGTTCGGgacaatcataaaaaaaatggcagACAAAAGCCTACGCTGCATCGCATTCGCCTACAAAAAGTTCGATGGGTCACTTGCTCAAGTTCATGGGAGACTTGAGGAAGATGGACTTACATTGTTGGGGATAGTGGGGATAAAGGACCCATGCAGACCAGGCGTCAGAAGGGCAGTGGTGTCTTGTAGAAGCGCTGGGGTGAACGTCAAGATGATTACAGGAGACAACGTGCACACCGCAAGAGCCATAGCCTTGGAATGTGGGATATTTAATCCCGACAAAGATCTCGAACACGAAGCCATAGTAGAGGGCATTCAGTTTCGCAACTACTCGCCCGAACAGAGAATGACAGCAATCGAGAAAATCCGGGTAATGGCTAGATCATCCCCATTTGATAAGCTTTTGATGGTGCAGTGCTTGAAGCAGAAAGGGCATGTGGTGGCAGTCACTGGCGATGGCACGAATGACGCGCCAGCCCTAAAAGAAGCAGATGTCGGCCTCTCCATGGGCATCCAAGGCACTGAGGTTGCAAAGGAGAGCTCAGATATTGTCATCCTGGATGATAATTTCGCCTCTGTGGTCACTGTGCTGAGGTGGGGGCGGTGCGTGTACAACAACATTCAAAAGTTCATCCAGTTTCAGCTCACTGTGAATGTGGCCGCCCTCGTCATCAACTTGGTTGCTGCAGTCTCTTCTGGTGATGTCCCCTTGACGGCGGTCCAGCTTCTTTGGGTGAACTTGATTATGGACACCCTGGGAGCTTTGGCATTGGCGACAGAGCAACCCACAAATGATCTCATGCTAAAGCCGCCTGTTGGACGAACCGAGCCGCTTATAAACAGAGTCATGTGGAGGAATCTTGCATCTCAGGCATTGTACCAAGTTATCGTCCTCCTGACCCTACAATTCAAGGGGAGTTCCATTTTTGGAGTGGACAAGAAAGTGAAGGACACAATTATTTTCAACTGCTTCGTCCTCTGCCAGGTCTTCAACGAATTTAATGCCAGGAAGCTGGAGGACAAAAATGTATTCAAAGGGGTACATAAGAACAAGTTGTTCTTGGGCATCATTAGCATGACGATAATTCTTCAGGCGGTGATGGTCGAGTTTCTGAAGAGGTTTGCCAACACTGAGAGGCTGGACTGGGGACAATGGGGTGCTTGCATCGGACTCGCAGCTTTGTCATGGCCGATTGGTTGGCTTGTTAAGTGCATTCCAGTCTCGGGCAAAGAGTTGTTCTTTTCCCGGAGAGAAGAAGCGTCCTGA